GCCGGCCCCACCGGAACCGCCGGCACCACCGAAGCCGCCGTTGCCGCTCCCGGAGGTTCCGCCGTTACCGCCGGCACCACCGTCGCCGGAGGCCTTGCCGTTGGTTCCAATGCCGCCGTCGCCACCGGCACCACCCGAACCGCCGTTGCCGTCGACACCACCGTTGACGCCGGTGCCACCGGCACCACCGGTACCGCCGTTGCCACCGCTCAGACCAGCACCGTTGACATCGACGCCGCCGACACCACCGGCACCACCAGCACCACCGAGTCCGGCCGCGCCATCGGTACCGGTGTCGGAGCTGCCACCGATACCGCCGGCACCACCGTTACCACCGTTACCGCCGGCGGTTCCGCTGGTGGTCGCGCTGCCAATCGCACCCGCTGCGCCGACACCGCCAGCGCCTCCGACGCCGCCGGCGCCACCGTTACCGCTGCCGGAGGTACCACCGGTACCACCGGTACCACCCTCGCCGGAGTTTCCGCCGTTAGTTCCGGTACCGCCGGCACCGCCGGCACCACCGACACCACCGTTGCCGTCCTTGGCATCGTTGCCCGCCGCCCCGTTGGAGCCACTGGTACTGGCCCCGCCGGCTCCAGCTTGCCCAGCGCTGCCACCGGCGCCACCGACGCCACCGTTGCCGCCGCGCAAACCGTTGCCGTTGTCGTCGACACCGCCCTTACCGCCGACGCCACCGTTGCCGCCAAGGCCACCGCCGCCGGCGTTACCGCCGTTACCGCCAGTACCGGAGACCGCGGCACCGCCCTTACCGCCGTCACCGCCTTGGCCGCCATCGATGCCGGCGTAGCCGTCGCCACCTGCGGCCCGCGGGTGCGGAATACCGGCGGTTCCGGCTTTGGAGGACCCGCCGAGTCCGCCGTTAGCGCCGTTACCACCGTTACCGGTGCCCGTCGCGGCGCCGCCGGCACCACCATCACCGGCATTGCCGCCACCGGAGCCACTTCCGCCAGAGCCGCCGATACCACCGTTGCCGCCGTTGACGGCGCCGGCCCCGGTGCCGCCACTACCACCGTTACCGCCGTTGCCGGCGGGCCCGGTCGGGAAGACGTTCAGAGTGCCGCCAGTCGTGTTGGCACCAGACCCACCGATACCACCGTTGCCGGCGCGGCTGAGGCCGAAGGGATTGGCGGGATTGGTCGCGCCGGCGCTGTTACCGCCAACTCCGCCGTTACCGCCGCTACCACCTTGCAGCTGCGCGATACCACCGTTACCGCCGTTACCGCCGTTACCTCCGATTGCAGTGCCGTCACCGCCGCTGCCTCCATCGCCGGCCTGACCACCGGAGCCGCCGCCGTTCGCTAGGCCGGCCGCTGCGCTACCGCCATTACCGCCATTACCGCCATTACCGCCGGCGCTGATCACGCCGTTCCCGGTCGCGCCATCGGCACCGTCACCGGCATCACCGCCGTGACCGGCGCCGCCGTTGGACCCGGCCGCACCGCCGGTCCCACCGTTACCGCCGTTGCCGCCCTTGCTGAAGACGGTTCCGTCGCCGGACTTCCAACCCGTGCTGGCGGCACCGTCGGCGCCGTGGCCACCGTCGCCGCCGACACTCGTGGTGCCGCCGCCGCCACTACCGCCGTTACCACCGGTGCCGCCGTTGCCGCCGATGTAGGTGCCGGTGCCGGCCGCTCCACCGTCGCCACCGTCTCCACCGATGCCGTTGCGGGGGGCTTGGGTGACGGGCGGGATGTAACCGCCGGCGCCGCCGGCGCCGCCGGCGCCGCCGCTGCCGCCGGTGGTTTGCACGGTTTCGTCGTCAGTGGCCGCATTACCGCCGGCGCCACCGTTGCCACCATGGCCCCCCTGTCCTCCTTCCCCGAGGGTGGCGGCGCCCCCGGTGCCACCGGCGCCGCCGTTGCCACCGTGGAGCGAACCGAAGCCGCCCGCGCCGCCGGCACTGCCGTCTCCACCGACGCCGTCAGCCTGCCCAGCACCGCCGTTACCCCCGGCTCCGCCGATTCCGCCGGTAATCCCGGCGCCGCCGTTACCGGCCGCACCGCCGTCAGCGCCAATGGTCCCGGCTCCACCGGCTCCACCGCGGCCTCCAGCGCCGCCGTTGCCAAGGTAGTCACCGTTTGAGTCCTTGTAGGCGTCGCCGCCATCGGATCCGGCGCCGCCCTCTGTGGCGTCCCCAGCCTGGCCGGCGTGCCCGTACGAGCCGTTGTATTTCTCGCCGGCAACACCGCCCGCGCCGCTGTTGCCGCCCGCACCGCCGGCCGCGCCATTCAGGTGAGCCGCAATGCCGTCGTCGATCCCGTTTGCGGCGGTCCCAGCGTCACCGGCGACGCCACCGGCACCGCCATTGCCGCCGTTACCGAACAGGTAACCGCTGCGCCCACCGGCGCCACCGGCACCGCCGTTGCCGCCATTGCCGCCGATTCCCGTGCCGCCGTCGGCGTAGCTGCCGTTAGCGCCCGCCGTGCCATTGCCGCCAGCGCCGCCGTTGCCGCCGGTGCCAAAGAACCAGCCCACCGCGTCGCCACCGCTGCCGCCGGCACCGCCACTGCCGCTCACGCCGACACCCAGCCCGCCGGCCCCGCCGTCACCACCGATACCCATGAAGGACCCGCCGAAACCGCCGTTGCCACCGGCACCGGTCTCGAAGCCGTCGCCACCGACACCGCCGTTTCCGAACCAGCCCGCCGCACCACCGGTGCCGCCGGCCAGCGACGCATCGTCGCTGTCCCAGCCGGCGCCGCCGTCTCCGAACCACAGTCCGCCGTCACCACCGTTGGGGTCGAGCGCGGTTCCGTCGGCACCATCACCGATCAAGAACAGACCCGAAGAGTCGTTGATCCAGCCGTTGACCAGCTCACCGAGATCGCTGTTGATCCAGGCCTCCACCCCGAAATGGATGGGCTCATAGATCCAGCTCTGGAGGATGCCGCTCAGACTGAAGTCCCACGCCGCCGCGCTCGAATCGGCGGACAGCGACGAGGTTGGGTCAAACCAGTCCCACGAGAAGTCCAGTCCGTCGGCTTGCGCCGAGGGGGCTGCCGCTAGGGGCGCCATCCCGAACGCCAAGAACGCGGTGGCAGCACCACCGGCACCGATCACCCGCCTGCGGCGTGCCTGGCCGGCGGCCTCCTGCTGACCGCAGCGCCGGCTGCTGCTGTGACGACGACTCATTTACGAACACCTTTCATCAGATGTAAAACTCTGGGGTAGTTGAGGTTTGGGATAGGTAGGTCAGCCGAAGATGCCGTCGAAGAAGTCCTGGAACCCACTGAAGACGTTGGTGGCTTCGGCGGCGAAGTCATCGGGGATCTGCGGCAGATCGACTCCGAGCGCGGGCTGGGTCACGACGACTGTGCCCGAACCGTCCCAGCCCGAGCCCAGCAACGCGCTGATGACCTGCCCCCACATCTCGAAGGCCGCGATCGGGCCGATCGCTTGGCCGTCAGCGGCGATTTGCCCCAGCGACGGAACACCGACCAATTGCAAACCGAGGGAGTTCAAGATGGAGCCGCCGACAACCGGAACCGAGGCGTCGACCTCGCCATTGGCGCCCATCGCCTGGTAGGTGGTGAGCGCCACCGAACCGGTGCTGAGCAGACCACCAAAGGCAAATTCCAAGTGGTCGAGACTCATGCCGTCCGGGAGGAATCCGGCGTCGTTGATCGAGGGCAGCACGAAATCAAGGTTGAGGGTGGCACCGTTGAAGAAGCCGCCAACGGTATTGGCGATGATGTCACTGAAGCTGTCACCGTCGGTGATGCTATTCAGCAGGGCCACCCAGGGGCTGATGCCCGGACCCAGCAGGCCCATGATGATGCCGGACAGCGGCGAGACCATGAACTGCAGGATCGAATTGACCATGTCCACGTCGGTGCCGGCCGGCAGGTATCCCGGAACCTGGGCGAGGATCACGGCGTGACCCGAGGTGATCGATCCGTCGATCGTGTGGTGGGTCACCGTGTTCTTCGTATCGGTCAAGACGTCCAGCGGCAGCGTGTAGCCGTCGCGCACCGCGACCAGGTTTTCCTGGATCTGCGTGTTGATGTCAGCAAGGGTGCTGCTGCTCGGGTCGTTGAGGAAATGGTTGAGGTAGCCCACCGCGTTGGCGTACAGCTGCTGCAGCGCCACACCGGGGGCCAGCATGTAGTTGTCCTTCAGGACCGAGAAGTTGGCATTGGCGGTGTTGATCACGCCTTCCCAGGTGTCGAGAAAGCCAGGCAGGCCGGTGAGCGCGACGTCAACGACCGAGGCAACCGCAGGTGCAGGCGCCGGCGCCACCACCGGCGTGGCCGCGATCAGGCCGGTCCCGGCGAGGACGACACCGGCCGTTGCGTAGGGGCGAAGAATGGCGTGCAAGGGAGCTCCTTCAGGTCATGTGACTCAGCACACGGAACGTAACTGAGGGAGACCTGAAAATCAGCAGTCAGGAGAGGCCTGACCGCAAAGGCGCTCACCCCGCACTGCTTCGGCTATCTAGCCGGTCGACGAAACCCCAGGTGCAGGCATTAACATATGTTCACAGCAAACGTCCGAGTACGACAGAATCGTTCAACTGGAAATTACCGACCAGTAAGAACTGAAACACGTTCATCCGTGCCTATTTCGCACCTCGTCGGCGCGTAATAGCTGCTGACCTGGGCGGGGGTGACTCGGCGACAAAGTTCAGGGTGTCGCTGTAGAAACGTGTATCAACACATTTCGCGGCAGCACGGACGTCTATTAGGTGAACTTTAGCTAACATTGGATTGACGCATGTCGGTGCAGGTAGCGAGCCCGTATCCTGCGTGTGCAGGCAGACGCGGGAACCTCGGATCCCCGTCCGAGGGTCACATTCCCTGAGAATCTTTTCGAGCAGCCTTCGGGCACTTCAGCCAGCGAGCGGGGCAGGTCCGGCTGCGCTCAGTACCGCTCGGGAAGACCGGTCCGACGGCAGACGTCACCGAGGGCGATCGCCTGCTGACGCGAAAGCTGATCGAGGTAGTACGCACGAATTCCGCGCGCGTAGGTCACCACCGCAGGTGCGAACCGCTTCCGGCCTTCGGCGGTGATGTGGGCAAGCACTGCTCGGCGGTCGCCTGGAAGCGGACGCCTACCGACCAGCGACTGAGCCTCCAGGCGGTCGATCAGCGACGTCACCCGACTGGGCGCCAGCGCAAAAGCCTTGGCCAAGTCCCTCATTCGGGCCGAACCGGTCTCTGAACTGGCCAGCCGGTCCAGTACCAGGACCTCGAACAGGGTTAATCCGTGGGCATGGACCAGGCTGTCGTTCAACGCGGCAAGCAGGCGTTCGGAGGTGTCCACGAATTGGTGCACGCAGGTGCTTTCCGCGGCGTCGAGCACCGGCAATTCCCACACTGGCCACTCAAGAGCCCGCAGGTGCCCCATGCCGGGCGATGGTATCCATGCGACGCGGCAACTGGTGCTGTATTGGGCAACTTGGTGCCGACAGACTGGGCGAGAGACTAGTGAATCAGTCCAGCGTCGACTTTCTCGGAAGGTCAGCGTCTTCCAATGACGCACTTATCTGATGGCAGCTGGCACCCAGGGCGAGCATCTGCTGACGAGACATCTGGTTCACATAGAGCCGGCGGATCTGTTCGGCGTAGGTTTTGCGGGCCTCCCCCAACCTCATTCGGCCGTCGGGGGTGATCTCGGCCCGCACTCCCCGCCCGTCACCAGGGATGGGGATCCGACGGACCAGGCCGCGGCTTTCCAGCCGCCGAGTCAGCCAGGTGACTCGACTGCGAAGCAGCATCAGCGCGGCGGCCAGTTCGCTCATTCGGACAGAACCGGTCTCGGACCTGGCGAGCAGATCCAGCAGGCGAAGCTCGGACAGGTCGAGACGATGCCGGCCCATCAGGCTTCGGTTCAGCGCGGCCAGCAGACCCGTCGACGACTCGACGAACACTTGCCAGGAATTCTGTTCGATTTCTTCGAGCCCCGGCAGCCGCATCGCCGGCGCCTGAGCCCCTGTGTCCTCCACGGCGGGCGACGGTACCGAAACCCTTCCCGCATTGACTACGGAAATCGGCGTGGTTTGCCACCTTCGGCGTACATCCGCAAGACGCTTCGAGAGCCCGCAACGTCCCGCGTCGCCACATCCAGCCTCTTCACCGGCGGTTTCGGAGCAACTCCAGCAAATATGCAAACGGAGCCGATTGATTCAACCGGCAATTAACTCGCGGGTAACAATCAGAACGTGTTCTAGCGGTGGTTTGACGTAGCCACGGCAGCTACACGACCAAGGTAACTGCTGGACACGCGCTATGCCCCGAAATCGACAAGCATTGGCTGAGAACTTTGGCGCTGAACAGCAGTAATACGTGCATCAGCAACCCCACAGCGAGCGGGAGTTCGGCCACGAGCAAACGCCCTATCGAGGCGAAATCAGACGGGTGCGGATCAGAGCGGCGGCCTGTCCGCGGGCCCGCCCTGGGCCGGCCGGGACACGTAGAGCGTTGCGTCGGCCTGCCTCAACCCGGAATTGATCCGTCGGCAATTCTCCTCGAGGGTGGCGAGCTGGCGCCGCGACAGGGTGCCGATGAGATGGGTCTTAACCCCTTTGGCGTAGTTGAGACTGGCATGTCCTGCCACCTGACGGCCGTCGTCGCTGATCCGAGCGACCACCCCACGTCGGTCATCAGAATTCTGTTCGCGCTGAACCAAACCCCGCTCTTCGAGCCGATGAATTCGCTTGGTCATGTGGTGCGGGTTCGCCCCCAGCGCGTCGGCCAGGTCGCCCATCCGTGCCGCACCGTCGTCGGACTTGTCCAGGATGTCGAGCACCCGCAAGTCGATGACAGAGAGATGGTGCGCTTCGGTCAGCCAACGATCCATCGTGGTGTGAAAGCGCAGCGCGGCGTGTAGGAAGTTCTGCCACGACTTCTGTTCAGCGATGTCCAATCCGGGAAGATCACTGGGGGTACGTCGACGAGACGGACGTTGCATGCCGTCATGGTAGCCAGGCTTTGTCCCAGTGCACCAACATCATTCCGATCACTAGTTGATTCACCAGTCGATGTAGGTCGACCTCAGGCCCAGCAGGCGATCGTCAGAATTGAATCCAAAGTGATTGAAACGTTGTCATTTATCCAAGTCATGGGCGCGTTGAGCGCGACTTGGGTGTGGATGTCCACTCGGGTTCAACGGTTTTCTGCGCCCTACACGTACTCCAGCAGCGATGAGATGTTTCCATATTAGATACATAATGAGGCCGGTGAACCGGGGACTGCAGACGGTTGTGGCTACCGCGCGGTATAGCCTCATGCTGCGCAATTGGGCAAACTCTCCGCGCATCGCGCCAGACTGCGGCCGAAACCGGTTCTCCGCGAGTGGTTGCCACACCAGGAGGAAAGAAACTGTTCAACCGGTTGATTGGGAGTAGCACCGCACGCTAGTACGAATCCCTAACCGGCACTTGAAACTCAGATGCGGCCGTCGGAGGTATCAGTCCAGTCAACGACACACTGGTCTTTCGGTGGGGCGATTCCTCGGCGGGCGTGGCAAGCGCGAGCGGTACGAACGGCATCGTCGCCGGGCTGGAATGGCGGTGGCGGAGGGATTTGAACCCCCGGACGGTTTTAGCCGTCTCTCGCTTTCAAGGCGAGTGCATTAGGCCGCTCTGCCACGCCACCGCGGGAAATCGTACCTTGGCCGGATCGGCGCGCCCGGGCAGTCGCAGACTCGCACGCGCACGGCGCCTTTAGTGCGAGTCTGCGACTGCTCATCACCGGGTCACCCGGGTTGGCCGCTACCTCCGGTGGTGCCGGGTTGGCCCGGCGGGGTGCCGGTACCTGCCGCTCCGCCGGCGCCACCGGGACCGGCTGCCCCGGCGGCGCCGTGTGCGCCGTTGGTGCCATTGGTACTGGCGCCGCCTGCTCCACCGGCCGCGCCGTTGCCACCGGTTCCACCGTCACCGCCGTTGCCGCCGGGCAGGGTGTTGCCACTGGAGTCGGTGCCGCCGTTGCCGCCCTTGCTGCCGTCACCGCCGGTCCCTCCCGTGCCACCGGTACCACCATTGCCGCCGTTTCCGGATTCGGCCTTGCCCCCGTTCCCGCCCTGGCCGCCATTGCCGGCGGTACCGCCGTCGTGGCCATTCCCGCCGGGGCCGTGCGCGGGGTTGGTCGCGGGTCCGCCGGCGAAGCCCGTGCCGCCGGTTCCGCCGGCACCGCCATTCCCGCCGTCCACGGCGCCGTGCGCGTTACCGCCGATACCACCGGTCCCGCCGTTACCGGCGACACGGATCGTGCTCGCGCCGCCGGCGCCGCCGGTTCCGCCATTTCCGGCGTGGCTGGGACCCAGCCCGTAGGGGTTGCCGGTAGGGATGGTGACACCGCCGCTCTCGCCGCCGGCACCACCGGCACCGCCGGCACCACCTGGACCGCCGAGACCGCTGCCACCCAGCAGAAGGGCGCCAGCGCCTCCGATGCCGCCGTCACCGCCGTTGCCGCCCGATGCGGTACCCGTACCACCGGCGCCGCCCATTCCGCCGATGCCGCCAATACCGTTGGCGTAGGTGACGCCGCCCGTACCGCCGGCGCCGCCGTTGCCTCCGACGCTGACGACGCCCGGCCCGGTTGCGCCATCGGCGCCTGCGCCGCCCGCGCCGCCGGCGCCGCCATCGCCCTCGATGGCAGCAACGCCCTGCCCGCCGTTTCCGCCGTTGCCGCCTTGGCTGTAGGTGGTACCTGTCCCGTCGTCCCACCCGGTACTGGTGGCGCCGTCGCCGCCGTCGCCGCCACCGTAGCCGCCGTCGCCGCCGTTGCCTCCGACGTAGGTGCCGGTTCCACCGCGCCCGCCGGCCCCACCGATCCCGGCTCCACTGCCAAAGTTCGAACCGCCGACACCACCGTTACCGCCGAAGGTTTGGACGGCGGGATCGCCGGTAGCACCGTTACCGCCGTTACCGCCGACACCGCCGTTACCACCGATGGTCAGGCCGCCCGAGCCGCCGTCTCCCGCGTGGCCGGCGGTGGCGTCGCCGCCGTTACCGCCGTCACCGGAGTTACCTGCACTGTTGTCCCCGTACGCGCCGCCGCCGCTGCCGCCGCTACCGCCGTTGCCACCGTTGAGACCGTTACCGCCGACGCCGCCGTTACCGCCGTCACCACCGGCACCGCCGTTGCCGGGATAGCTGCCGTACCCAGCCTGGCCGCTGTCGCCGCCGGTGCCGCCGTCGCCGAGGTAGGCGCCGTTGATGTCTTGGTAGGCGTTGGCACCGTTGCCGCCGTTGCCGCTGGCGCCGCCTTTCCCGGCACTGCCAACCTGCCCGTAGGACGGGTTGCTGTAGATGGAGGAGCCACGGGCACCGGTCACGCCGCTGGTGCCGCCGTCACCGCCATAGGCACCGTTGCCACCGTTGACGTGCTCGAGGGTGCCGATTGCACCCGCACCACCGTTCCCGCCCGCTCCGCCGTTACCGGCGGCGCCACCGTTGCCGAAGATGAACCCGCTGCGGCCACCGTCCCCGCCGTTACCGCCAAGGCCACCGATTTGGCCGGCACCGTCGCCGCCGTTAGCGAACGTGCCTGCGGCACCGTTGCCGCCGGTACCGCCGTTACCGCCGGCCCCGCCATTGCCGAACAGCCAACCCGAAGCGTTGCCACCGGCACCGCCATTGCCCATATAAATCGGACCGGCAAGTCCGCCACCGCCGTCGCCGCCGGCTGCACCGTTGCCCATCCAGGTGCCGCCGGCACCACCGGCCCCGCCGTCAGCGCCAGCGCCACCGGTCCCGCCGGCGCCACCATCACCGAGCCAGCCGGCCGCATTGCCGCCGGCGCCGCCAACCACCCCGGCATCACTGCTGCTCCAGCCGTCACCGCCGTCGCCGAACCACAGGCCGCCGTTACCGCCGTCGGGATTGACTTCGGTGCCGTCGGCGCCATCGCCGATCAGGAACTGCCCGGACGAGGCGTTGATCCAGCCGTTGACCATCGTCCCGAAGTCACTGTTGATCCAACCCTCCAGGGAAGCGTGGATCGGCTCGTAGAACCATTGATCCAGCATCGTGGTCCAGTCGAAGCTGCCCGCGTCGGCCGGTGCGGCCGCCAGCCACGCCGACGAATCGAAAAGGTCTGCGATCCAATCGAATTCATCGGCCTGAGCCTGTGGCGCCACGCTCAACGGCGCCATTCCGAACGCCAGGAACGCACCGGCAGTGCTAACGGCGCCAATCGCACGCTGGTGACGAGACGAGGTGGTGTGATGACGATTCATCGTGAGGGAGACCTCTCTAAAGTATTGGGGGGTAACGGTTAAGGAGAATCAGAGTCCGAGCAGGTCGCCCAGCCAGCCGAACGCATCAGTTGCGGCGCCACTGCCGCCGTCATCAACTATGGGCAGTTCCGCACCGGCCAACGGCGGAGTGACGACGACCGGGCCCTTGCCATCCCAGCCCGAACCCAACAGGGCCCCGACGGTTTGGCCCCAGGCCTGCCAGGCCGCGATCGGCCCGATGCCGGCACTATTGAGATCGAGGGTGCCCAACACCGGGACCCCGCTGAATTCGATACCGACACTTTGGAAAATCGATCCGCCGACTGCGGGCACAGATGCGACGACCTCGCCGCCAGGGCCGAGCACCTGGTACGGGCCGACCGCAACAGCGCCCGGCGATAGCAGACCACCGAAGGCGATGTCCAGGTGGTCCATGTTCATGCCGGTGGGGAAGTAGCCCGACGAATTGATCATCGGCAGCAGAGCACCCAAGTTCAAGGTCGCGCCGTTGAAGAAGGCGCCGCCCATGTTGACCAGGGTGTCGAACGGGCTGTCGCCGTCGGTGATGCCGTTGAGCAACGCCACCCACGGGCTGATCATCGGCCCGATCATCCCCATCAACACCGCACTGGCGGGAGAGCCCAAGTAGTCGATGATCGGCATGATCGACTCTTTGTCCACACCCGCAGGGATGTAGCCCGCGACTTGACCGAACATCAGCGCATGTGTGCCATCCATCGTGTGGTTAAGCACCGTGGAGTGGGTCGCATCGGTCTCGTTCTGCAGCGCCCAACCCGAGATCACCGCATTCAGATGCAACTGAATCTCTTCGTTGACGTCGTTGGTGGAGCCCGACGGGTCGGTGAGCAGCCGATCCCAGTAGTCCATCTGGTTGGCCCAGAACTGTTGCATCCCCACTCCGGGCGCCAGGTACCAGTTGTTCAACAAGCTGGTCAGGTTTGCCGAGCTGGCATTGAGCACGTTGTCCCACGCACTGGTCAACGCCACCGCGGCGGACTGAACATCGGGCACCGCGAGCAGCGGCGCAGACACCGGGGTGACCGCGACAAGACTGGCCCCGACCAGAGCCACACCAGCGGTGACATAGGGGCGAATGGTGGCGTGCAAGGGGAGCTCCTCGGCAGGTGGATTGATGACGTGCTGAACAGCGATGAACGTAGCTAAGCGACGGCTGAGTTTCTCTAATCGAACGTTGTTATTCGCGAACATGTTTGGCGAGGCGCGTGCCCACAGTCCTGCTGCCGGACTGCGAACGCCCACGTCACAGGCGGAATCGGGACTGCCCCGTCGAGGGCGAGCCGGCGTAGAACTGTTTCAAGTGGTAACTACCGTCGAGTAACCGTCTTCGCTTGTCCCCCAAGCGATAACATGATGGTCGAGGTAGCAAACTTTGAGAACACCGAATTTCACAATTCGCGCAACTAGCGCGCTGCGGCGACGACCCCTGCTGTCTTGCGTTGGGCCACTGCGTGATTGAAACTTTCGGCCATAGGACACCGTGCGCCGTGCGATCCATCAGCAATTCGAGCAGCACAGCGTGCTACCGCGTTCCGGCGAACGCTTCAGGCCGGTCGCTCGGCCCCGCATTTCAGGGCAATGCTGATCCTGCGGCAGGCATCGCCCAGTGCGATCGCCTGACGGTGCGACATCGAATCCAAGTATTTCCGGCGAATCTCTCCGGCGTAGGCGACACGCGCCTGGCCCACTCGGGCCCTGCCGAGAGCGGTGATGGTGGCGAACACGGTTCGCCGATCGCCCTGGCCGGCGACACGGTTCACCAGTCCCAGGTATTCCAGCCGACTGATCTCTTGGGTAACCCGGCTGGGCATCAGTGCGAACAACTCGCCCAACATGCTCATCGACCCTGATCCGCCCGGCGACTTGGCGATCTGGTCCAGCAACAGAACGCAGATCAACGTGAGTTGCTGTGCGTCCATCAGCCGATCACTCATAGCGGGGAACAGCGCCTCCGACGACTCCAGAAACTGATGCCAGCAACGCTTGCCGGCATCGTCGATACCGGGCAGCGAACAAGCGGGGGCCTCAGGGAAGATCGACTCGTCACCTACGCCTTGTCGGTCTGGATTGCTCAGCCCTTCGTTGATGCGCCAACAGTTCTCCGCGACGGTAGTCACTTGTCGGGCCGTCAACGGATCGAGCAGGTAGCGCGCAACGCCCTGCGCGTAGGTGATTTTCGCCTGCTCGATCATGAACCGGCCGGTTTCGGTGACGAGCGCGGCCACCCCCCGTCGGTCATGCAGATCCGGCTCGCGCCGGACCAATACACGTGCCTGAAGGCGGTCGATACGCTTAGTCATCTGGCGTCGCGTCACCGCCAACGAACTGGCCAAATCACCCATTCGCGCGGATCCGTCGTTGGAGCTGGCCAGGATCTCCAGAACCCGCACGTCGATCACCGACAGCTGGTGTGCAGTGGAGAGCAACCGGTTCATTACTACATCGAATCGCAGCACAGCTTCCAAATAGTGTTGCCATGCTTGACGTTCGGCGAGAGCCAAGCCGGGTAAATCACTCCCCGTCCGGCGGCGATCGTGGCGCTGCACAGCGTCATGCTAAGCCCAACACTTAGGTTTCCTCATCGTTTTCGGCCGCGTGGGGCCGGTAGTAGCGTGTCGGATATGCGCGCCATCATCGCTGATACCCCCGATGTCCTCGCTTGGCGAGAGGTCGCCGATCTTCAACCGGCGCCGGGCGAGGTGCTGATTCACGTTGCCGCGGCCGGGGTGAACCGGGCCGATCTGCTGCAGGCGGCCGGTTTGTATCCTCCCCCGCCCGGGGCCAGCGACACCCTTGGTTTGGAGGTTTCCGGCGTCATTGCTGCAGTCGGCGACGACGAGACGGGCTGGGCTGTCGGACAACAGGTCTGTGCCTTGCTGGCCGGGGGCGGCTACGCCGAGTACGTCGCGGTTCCCGCGCCCCAGGTGCTGCCTGTTCCGGACGGGGTGGACCTGGCCGATGCTGCCGCTCTGCCGGAGGTGG
The window above is part of the Mycolicibacter sp. MU0102 genome. Proteins encoded here:
- a CDS encoding MarR family winged helix-turn-helix transcriptional regulator produces the protein MGHLRALEWPVWELPVLDAAESTCVHQFVDTSERLLAALNDSLVHAHGLTLFEVLVLDRLASSETGSARMRDLAKAFALAPSRVTSLIDRLEAQSLVGRRPLPGDRRAVLAHITAEGRKRFAPAVVTYARGIRAYYLDQLSRQQAIALGDVCRRTGLPERY
- a CDS encoding PGRS repeat-containing protein, whose translation is MSRRHSSSRRCGQQEAAGQARRRRVIGAGGAATAFLAFGMAPLAAAPSAQADGLDFSWDWFDPTSSLSADSSAAAWDFSLSGILQSWIYEPIHFGVEAWINSDLGELVNGWINDSSGLFLIGDGADGTALDPNGGDGGLWFGDGGAGWDSDDASLAGGTGGAAGWFGNGGVGGDGFETGAGGNGGFGGSFMGIGGDGGAGGLGVGVSGSGGAGGSGGDAVGWFFGTGGNGGAGGNGTAGANGSYADGGTGIGGNGGNGGAGGAGGRSGYLFGNGGNGGAGGVAGDAGTAANGIDDGIAAHLNGAAGGAGGNSGAGGVAGEKYNGSYGHAGQAGDATEGGAGSDGGDAYKDSNGDYLGNGGAGGRGGAGGAGTIGADGGAAGNGGAGITGGIGGAGGNGGAGQADGVGGDGSAGGAGGFGSLHGGNGGAGGTGGAATLGEGGQGGHGGNGGAGGNAATDDETVQTTGGSGGAGGAGGAGGYIPPVTQAPRNGIGGDGGDGGAAGTGTYIGGNGGTGGNGGSGGGGTTSVGGDGGHGADGAASTGWKSGDGTVFSKGGNGGNGGTGGAAGSNGGAGHGGDAGDGADGATGNGVISAGGNGGNGGNGGSAAAGLANGGGSGGQAGDGGSGGDGTAIGGNGGNGGNGGIAQLQGGSGGNGGVGGNSAGATNPANPFGLSRAGNGGIGGSGANTTGGTLNVFPTGPAGNGGNGGSGGTGAGAVNGGNGGIGGSGGSGSGGGNAGDGGAGGAATGTGNGGNGANGGLGGSSKAGTAGIPHPRAAGGDGYAGIDGGQGGDGGKGGAAVSGTGGNGGNAGGGGLGGNGGVGGKGGVDDNGNGLRGGNGGVGGAGGSAGQAGAGGASTSGSNGAAGNDAKDGNGGVGGAGGAGGTGTNGGNSGEGGTGGTGGTSGSGNGGAGGVGGAGGVGAAGAIGSATTSGTAGGNGGNGGAGGIGGSSDTGTDGAAGLGGAGGAGGVGGVDVNGAGLSGGNGGTGGAGGTGVNGGVDGNGGSGGAGGDGGIGTNGKASGDGGAGGNGGTSGSGNGGFGGAGGSGGAGEAGAVASATTDGTVGGNGGNGGKGGIGGTSDTGTDGAAGIGGYGGVGGVGGVDAAGNGLDGGNGGNGGAGGTGINGALDGNGGVGGQGGAGGIGNQSRTSGDGGDGGAGGSSGSGTGGTGGGGGAGGAQPLDGTAGDGGNGGVGGTSNSGNGGNGGIGGSGGAGKAGTAGADSPFGKGGTGTNGGDGGNGGQGGSGGASNTGNGGKGGNGGAGGLGGVGGNGGKSGVPIAGAPQPGGTGGNGGDSGNGGAGGVGGNSTSGTDGTGGNGGAGPAGGKGGNGGNGGYTNAGASAPGGPGGTGGSGGTGGAAAPGGSPGTNGPTGANGNQGRPG
- a CDS encoding MarR family winged helix-turn-helix transcriptional regulator, which encodes MEDTGAQAPAMRLPGLEEIEQNSWQVFVESSTGLLAALNRSLMGRHRLDLSELRLLDLLARSETGSVRMSELAAALMLLRSRVTWLTRRLESRGLVRRIPIPGDGRGVRAEITPDGRMRLGEARKTYAEQIRRLYVNQMSRQQMLALGASCHQISASLEDADLPRKSTLD
- the gjpA gene encoding outer membrane porin GjpA, translated to MHAILRPYATAGVVLAGTGLIAATPVVAPAPAPAVASVVDVALTGLPGFLDTWEGVINTANANFSVLKDNYMLAPGVALQQLYANAVGYLNHFLNDPSSSTLADINTQIQENLVAVRDGYTLPLDVLTDTKNTVTHHTIDGSITSGHAVILAQVPGYLPAGTDVDMVNSILQFMVSPLSGIIMGLLGPGISPWVALLNSITDGDSFSDIIANTVGGFFNGATLNLDFVLPSINDAGFLPDGMSLDHLEFAFGGLLSTGSVALTTYQAMGANGEVDASVPVVGGSILNSLGLQLVGVPSLGQIAADGQAIGPIAAFEMWGQVISALLGSGWDGSGTVVVTQPALGVDLPQIPDDFAAEATNVFSGFQDFFDGIFG
- a CDS encoding MarR family winged helix-turn-helix transcriptional regulator, which encodes MQRPSRRRTPSDLPGLDIAEQKSWQNFLHAALRFHTTMDRWLTEAHHLSVIDLRVLDILDKSDDGAARMGDLADALGANPHHMTKRIHRLEERGLVQREQNSDDRRGVVARISDDGRQVAGHASLNYAKGVKTHLIGTLSRRQLATLEENCRRINSGLRQADATLYVSRPAQGGPADRPPL